The Micromonospora sp. NBC_00421 genome contains a region encoding:
- a CDS encoding NAD-dependent protein deacetylase, which translates to MTETSDALAGLVAAGGVVVLSGAGLSTESGIPDYRGPTGAARRHTPMTYQTFTGDPVARRRYWARSHLGWRLIARAAPNDGHRAVARLQAAGLVDGVITQNVDGLHSAAGSRQVVELHGRLDTVVCLRCGDRTSREDLDRRLVAANPGFDVRVDVVNPDGDVELDDDRVAGFRMVDCTCCGGGMLKPDVVFFGEAVPAQRVSRCFAMVGGARSLLVLGSSLTVLSGRRFVSRAATLGIPVVIANQGATRGDGYAALRVDAPLGRVLTGLADRVAAAVPSARGGSGPVPAATPVAG; encoded by the coding sequence GTGACGGAGACGAGCGACGCGTTGGCCGGGCTGGTCGCCGCCGGTGGGGTGGTGGTGCTCAGCGGGGCGGGGTTGTCCACCGAGTCGGGTATTCCCGACTACCGGGGGCCGACCGGTGCGGCCCGTCGGCACACCCCGATGACGTACCAGACGTTCACCGGGGATCCGGTGGCCCGGCGGCGGTACTGGGCGCGTAGTCACCTGGGGTGGCGGTTGATCGCGCGGGCGGCGCCGAACGACGGGCATCGGGCGGTGGCCCGGTTGCAGGCCGCGGGTCTGGTCGACGGGGTGATCACTCAGAACGTCGACGGTCTGCACTCGGCGGCGGGTAGTCGGCAGGTGGTGGAGTTGCACGGCCGGCTCGACACGGTGGTGTGTCTGCGTTGCGGTGACCGTACGTCGCGGGAGGATCTGGATCGGCGGTTGGTCGCGGCGAACCCGGGGTTCGACGTGAGGGTCGACGTGGTGAATCCGGACGGTGACGTGGAGCTCGACGACGACCGGGTGGCCGGGTTCCGGATGGTCGACTGCACGTGTTGTGGTGGGGGGATGCTGAAACCGGACGTGGTGTTCTTCGGGGAGGCGGTGCCCGCGCAGCGGGTGTCGCGGTGTTTCGCGATGGTCGGTGGGGCGCGGTCGTTGTTGGTGTTGGGGTCGTCGTTGACGGTGTTGTCGGGGCGGCGGTTCGTGTCGCGGGCGGCGACGTTGGGCATCCCGGTGGTGATCGCCAACCAGGGTGCCACCCGGGGTGACGGGTATGCGGCGCTGCGGGTGGACGCCCCGTTGGGGCGGGTGCTGACCGGGTTGGCCGACCGGGTGGCCGCCGCCGTGCCGTCGGCGCGCGGCGGGTCGGGTCCGGTGCCGGCGGCGACGCCGGTGGCGGGCTGA
- a CDS encoding globin domain-containing protein, protein MDNAALRQSWSQFSAAGPEAAKYFYATLFVVAPEARSMFPTNMQYQEDKLLAALGHIITSLDDPGALTTFAQRLGADHRRFHGRDQRGNPVALGERHYIWVGQALLATLERFLGPYFTPALRAQWAAAYELVAKVMLDGAAEAERTSPPHWEAEVLTVERRRADVVVFTVRPNYLCAYRPGQSLPVQVPQLRTWRYLSPANAPRADGTIEFHVRAAGRFSTHLVRRLRAGERLLLGHPTGTALSSYDRSPQLPLLLIAGGTGLAPLRAVVEAVQQGAGRRTTLVVGGRTPDDLYDEPTLSRLASMPPAAGWQGGSGWLRYVPTVETGWGWRGAVGRAGDTAVRLGPWSDTEILVCGSPEMTRETVAILVRSGVEPEQILTESYDHSLYPPLAEAVSGAPRDFSGTGAR, encoded by the coding sequence ATGGACAACGCGGCGTTGCGCCAGAGTTGGAGCCAGTTCTCCGCTGCCGGGCCGGAGGCGGCGAAGTATTTCTATGCCACGTTGTTCGTGGTGGCGCCGGAGGCCCGGTCGATGTTTCCGACGAACATGCAGTATCAGGAGGACAAGCTCCTGGCGGCGTTGGGGCACATCATCACCAGTCTGGACGATCCGGGGGCGTTGACGACGTTCGCGCAGCGGTTGGGTGCCGACCACCGTCGGTTCCACGGTCGGGACCAGCGGGGTAATCCGGTGGCGTTGGGGGAGCGGCACTACATCTGGGTGGGTCAGGCGTTGTTGGCGACGTTGGAGCGGTTCCTCGGCCCGTACTTCACTCCGGCGTTGCGGGCGCAGTGGGCGGCGGCGTACGAGTTGGTGGCGAAGGTGATGCTCGACGGCGCGGCGGAGGCGGAACGGACGTCGCCGCCGCACTGGGAGGCGGAGGTGTTGACGGTGGAGCGGCGGCGCGCCGACGTCGTGGTGTTCACGGTGCGTCCGAATTATCTGTGTGCGTACCGGCCGGGTCAGTCGTTGCCGGTGCAGGTGCCGCAGTTGCGGACGTGGCGGTATCTGTCGCCGGCGAACGCGCCGCGGGCGGACGGGACGATCGAGTTCCATGTCCGGGCGGCGGGCCGGTTCTCCACGCATCTGGTGCGTAGGTTGCGGGCGGGTGAGCGGTTGTTGTTGGGGCATCCGACGGGGACGGCGTTGTCGTCGTACGACAGGTCGCCGCAGTTGCCGTTGTTGTTGATCGCCGGGGGGACGGGGTTGGCGCCGTTGCGGGCGGTGGTGGAGGCGGTGCAGCAGGGCGCGGGGCGGCGTACGACGTTGGTGGTGGGTGGGCGTACTCCGGACGACCTGTATGACGAGCCGACGTTGTCGCGGTTGGCGTCGATGCCGCCGGCGGCGGGTTGGCAGGGTGGGTCGGGGTGGTTGCGGTACGTGCCGACGGTGGAGACGGGTTGGGGTTGGCGGGGTGCGGTCGGGCGGGCCGGTGACACGGCGGTGCGGTTGGGGCCGTGGTCGGACACGGAGATCCTGGTGTGTGGGAGTCCGGAGATGACCCGGGAGACGGTGGCGATCCTGGTGCGCTCGGGTGTGGAACCGGAGCAGATCCTGACGGAGAGCTATGATCATTCTCTTTATCCGCCGCTCGCCGAGGCCGTTTCCGGTGCTCCGCGTGACTTCAGTGGGACAGGTGCACGATGA
- a CDS encoding nitric oxide synthase oxygenase encodes MTAALPPAEPVGAGVDVAAEAAEFLESMYAERQLSGLAARWAEVREEIALTGSYRHTREELVYGARVAWRQSARCVGRVRWAGLRVRDRRHVSTAAGIAQELSAHLAAGDNGGRIQSVITVFAPDRPGVGPRARIWNDQLVRYCGHVRADGSVVGDPAQVGMVRAARRLGWRPPPVPGRFDLLPWVIETAQERPTVWEVPRELVREVALSHPDHPWFADLMLRWHALPVISNMRLRVGGVDYSCAPFNGHYLGDEIGTRNMGDRERYDQLPVVAAGLGLDTSREDTLWREHAALVLNQAVLHSFRVAGVRVSDPHTESELFMKFCAQEERAGRPVHGDWSWLNGSVGWAALHAVHHRYYDTRVPNPNLWQADRAYDPDGVVEMTLRERHDLARAQED; translated from the coding sequence GTGACGGCCGCACTTCCGCCGGCTGAACCGGTCGGTGCCGGTGTGGACGTGGCGGCGGAGGCGGCGGAGTTCCTGGAGTCGATGTACGCCGAACGGCAGTTGTCGGGGTTGGCGGCGCGGTGGGCGGAGGTGCGCGAGGAGATCGCGTTGACCGGTTCCTACCGGCACACCCGGGAGGAGTTGGTGTACGGGGCGCGGGTGGCGTGGCGGCAGTCGGCGCGGTGTGTGGGGCGGGTGCGGTGGGCGGGGTTGCGGGTGCGGGACCGTCGGCACGTGTCGACGGCGGCGGGTATCGCCCAGGAGTTGTCGGCGCATCTGGCGGCGGGGGACAACGGGGGGCGTATCCAGTCGGTGATCACGGTGTTCGCGCCGGATCGGCCGGGGGTGGGTCCGCGGGCGCGGATCTGGAACGACCAGTTGGTCCGTTACTGCGGTCATGTGCGTGCTGACGGTTCGGTGGTGGGGGATCCGGCGCAGGTGGGGATGGTGCGGGCGGCGCGCCGGTTGGGGTGGCGTCCGCCGCCGGTGCCGGGGCGGTTCGACCTGTTGCCGTGGGTGATCGAGACGGCGCAGGAGCGGCCGACGGTGTGGGAGGTGCCGCGGGAGCTGGTGCGGGAGGTGGCGTTGAGTCATCCGGATCATCCGTGGTTCGCGGATCTGATGCTGCGTTGGCATGCGCTGCCGGTGATCAGTAACATGCGTCTGCGTGTCGGCGGGGTCGACTACAGTTGCGCGCCGTTCAACGGGCATTACCTGGGTGACGAGATCGGGACCCGGAACATGGGCGACCGGGAGCGGTACGACCAGTTGCCTGTGGTGGCGGCGGGGTTGGGGCTGGACACGTCGCGGGAGGACACGCTGTGGCGGGAGCATGCGGCGTTGGTGTTGAACCAGGCGGTGTTGCATTCGTTCCGGGTGGCGGGGGTGCGGGTGTCCGATCCGCACACCGAGTCGGAGTTGTTCATGAAGTTCTGTGCGCAGGAGGAGCGGGCGGGTCGGCCGGTGCACGGTGACTGGTCGTGGCTCAACGGGAGTGTGGGGTGGGCGGCGTTGCACGCGGTGCATCACCGCTATTACGACACCCGGGTGCCGAATCCGAATCTGTGGCAGGCTGACCGCGCTTACGACCCGGACGGTGTGGTGGAGATGACGTTGCGTGAGCGTCATGACCTGGCTCGCGCGCAGGAGGACTGA
- a CDS encoding MerR family transcriptional regulator — MHEPRDPEPGVERGEPPVVSSPVPLDGDGAVGYRGVTACHAAGISYRQLDYWARTTLVVPSVRDASGSGTSRLYSFRDLVVLKVVKRLLDAGVSLQNIRKAIEALRSRGVEDLAGITLISDGTTVYECRSPEEVVDLLQGGQGVFGIAIGGAFKEIQGSLSHLPAEPAVAGGGVSVPAGGEVAEGSSSGVVGDELAARRARRRAG, encoded by the coding sequence ATGCACGAGCCGCGGGATCCTGAGCCAGGTGTGGAGCGGGGCGAGCCGCCGGTGGTGTCGTCGCCGGTGCCGTTGGACGGTGACGGTGCGGTCGGATACCGGGGTGTGACCGCGTGTCATGCGGCGGGGATCAGTTACCGCCAGTTGGATTACTGGGCGCGGACGACGCTTGTGGTGCCGAGTGTGCGGGACGCGTCGGGTTCGGGTACGTCGCGGTTGTACTCGTTCCGGGATCTGGTGGTGTTGAAGGTCGTCAAGCGGTTGTTGGATGCCGGGGTGTCGTTGCAGAACATCCGTAAGGCGATCGAGGCGTTGCGGTCGCGGGGGGTGGAGGACCTGGCGGGGATCACGTTGATCTCGGATGGGACGACGGTGTACGAGTGTCGTTCTCCGGAGGAGGTGGTCGACCTGTTGCAGGGTGGGCAGGGTGTGTTCGGGATAGCGATCGGTGGGGCGTTCAAGGAGATCCAGGGTTCGTTGTCGCATCTGCCGGCGGAGCCGGCGGTGGCCGGTGGTGGGGTGTCGGTGCCGGCCGGTGGTGAGGTTGCGGAGGGTTCGTCGTCGGGTGTGGTGGGTGACGAGCTGGCGGCGCGGCGGGCGCGGCGTAGGGCGGGTTGA
- a CDS encoding bifunctional nuclease family protein — protein sequence MRELSVVGVRVELPSNQPIVLLREVEGDRYLPIWIGAVEATAIAYEQQGVKPARPLTHDLLRDVLAALKAPLQAVEITELKENVFYADLLLGDGVRVSARPSDSIALALRVGAPIRCAEQVLSEAGIVIPDEQEDEVEKFREFLEQVRPEDFAG from the coding sequence GTGCGCGAGCTGAGCGTGGTCGGGGTTCGGGTGGAGTTGCCCAGCAACCAGCCGATCGTCCTGCTCAGGGAGGTCGAGGGCGACCGCTATCTGCCGATCTGGATCGGTGCGGTCGAAGCCACGGCGATCGCCTACGAGCAGCAGGGGGTCAAACCGGCCCGGCCGTTGACGCATGATCTGTTGCGGGACGTGCTGGCGGCGTTGAAGGCGCCGTTGCAGGCGGTGGAGATCACGGAGTTGAAGGAGAACGTCTTCTACGCTGATCTGTTGCTGGGTGACGGGGTGCGGGTGTCGGCCCGGCCGAGTGATTCGATCGCGTTGGCGTTGCGGGTTGGTGCGCCTATTCGTTGTGCGGAGCAGGTCCTCAGTGAGGCGGGGATCGTGATTCCCGACGAGCAGGAGGACGAGGTGGAGAAGTTCCGGGAGTTCCTGGAGCAGGTGCGTCCGGAGGATTTCGCCGGCTGA
- the ftsR gene encoding transcriptional regulator FtsR, producing MSIGEVLGQLRVEFPDVTISKLRFLEAEGLVEPQRTAAGYRKYSWDDVSRLRFVLTAQRDQYLPLRVIREQLAQWDGGDEAPGRQRPTLVAVGPGGEVPGRSVEEPESQVRLGRADLVARSGIAESTLGELERLGVLVPDPPGWYDADALIIAQAVAGLAAYGLEPRHLRGYRSSADREVGLFAQLVAPLARQSDPAARARAAETARELVALSQQLHAALVRVGLRSTLGR from the coding sequence ATGAGTATCGGTGAGGTGTTGGGTCAGCTGCGGGTGGAGTTTCCGGACGTCACGATTTCGAAGTTGCGGTTCCTTGAGGCCGAGGGTCTGGTGGAGCCGCAGCGGACGGCGGCGGGTTACCGGAAGTACAGCTGGGACGATGTGTCCCGGTTGCGGTTCGTGCTGACGGCGCAGCGGGATCAGTATCTGCCGTTGCGGGTGATTCGCGAGCAGTTGGCGCAGTGGGACGGTGGCGACGAGGCGCCGGGTCGTCAGCGTCCGACGTTGGTGGCGGTGGGTCCCGGTGGTGAGGTGCCGGGCCGGTCGGTGGAGGAGCCTGAGTCGCAGGTGCGGCTCGGGCGGGCCGATCTGGTGGCGCGTAGTGGGATCGCCGAGTCGACGTTGGGTGAGTTGGAGCGGCTGGGTGTGTTGGTGCCGGATCCGCCGGGGTGGTATGACGCGGATGCGTTGATCATCGCGCAGGCGGTGGCGGGGCTGGCGGCGTACGGCCTGGAGCCTCGGCATCTGCGGGGTTACCGGTCGTCGGCGGATCGTGAGGTCGGCCTGTTCGCGCAGTTGGTGGCGCCGTTGGCGCGGCAGTCGGATCCGGCGGCGCGGGCGCGGGCGGCGGAGACGGCGCGGGAGTTGGTGGCGTTGTCGCAGCAGTTGCACGCGGCGTTGGTGCGGGTGGGGTTGCGGTCGACGTTGGGTCGGTGA
- the odhI gene encoding oxoglutarate dehydrogenase inhibitor Odhl yields MTRPGDEFPPLDVTSTLNLGSLDEVLEGPDTDVVPSRMSGSLPPGMALLVVRRGPNAGARFLLDHDVTTSGRHPDSDIFLDDVTVSRRHAEFHRDSGTFTVRDVGSLNGTYVNRERVEAATLSNGDEVQIGKFRVVFIAGPRPEEEAGRG; encoded by the coding sequence ATGACGCGCCCAGGCGACGAGTTCCCCCCGCTCGACGTCACTTCGACGCTCAATCTCGGTTCGCTGGACGAAGTGCTGGAGGGTCCGGACACCGATGTGGTGCCGAGTCGGATGTCCGGCTCGTTGCCGCCGGGTATGGCGCTGCTGGTGGTTCGTCGGGGCCCGAATGCGGGTGCCCGGTTCCTGTTGGATCATGATGTGACGACGAGTGGCCGGCATCCGGACAGTGACATCTTCCTGGACGATGTGACGGTGTCGCGGCGGCACGCGGAGTTCCATCGGGATTCGGGGACGTTCACGGTGCGGGACGTGGGGAGCCTGAACGGCACCTACGTGAACCGGGAGCGGGTCGAGGCGGCCACGTTGAGCAATGGTGACGAGGTGCAGATCGGTAAGTTCCGGGTGGTCTTCATCGCCGGTCCTCGCCCGGAGGAGGAGGCCGGCCGGGGGTGA
- the gcvH gene encoding glycine cleavage system protein GcvH → MIPEGLRYTAEHEWVAGAEGGNVRVGITQFAQDALGDIVFVQLPDSGVVVEAGESLGEIESTKSVSEIYAPVSGTVAARNEALGDSPEVINSDPYGAGWLVEIAPADPAAVDGLLSADEYRELTEN, encoded by the coding sequence GTGATTCCTGAGGGTCTGCGTTACACCGCCGAGCACGAGTGGGTGGCCGGTGCCGAGGGCGGTAACGTCCGGGTCGGTATCACCCAGTTCGCGCAGGATGCGTTGGGTGACATCGTGTTCGTCCAGTTGCCGGACTCCGGTGTGGTGGTGGAGGCCGGTGAGTCGTTGGGCGAGATCGAGTCGACCAAGAGCGTGTCGGAGATCTACGCGCCGGTGAGCGGTACGGTGGCGGCGCGGAACGAGGCGTTGGGTGATTCTCCCGAGGTGATCAATTCGGATCCGTACGGTGCGGGTTGGTTGGTGGAGATCGCACCGGCGGATCCGGCGGCGGTGGACGGTTTGTTGTCCGCTGATGAGTACCGTGAGCTCACCGAGAACTGA
- a CDS encoding DUF881 domain-containing protein, whose protein sequence is MSDEHRETGTGWPQPADPVGPTDEPDPRPDAPNPDELSPLVPDEPPEGRPAESGDDDGATVNLAELASPGAQPSGSAGSSGGSSVSAGASGSAGASGAARKVSSAGVMIAALLALLGFTLVVQLKTTSTDPTLAATRQEDLVRIFSDLDSREKRLQQDIEGLEDSQRQLRSGEQGRQAALQEATKRADELGILSGALPARGPGLAVRFDPGGKPIRADRVLDAVQELRGAGAEAMQISGGDRASVRIIASTYFLDGSGDVLVVDGRALTGPFTITVIGDPETMRTALNIPGGVAASVRGDGGNVSVEEREVAEVSALHAPLKLEHARPVS, encoded by the coding sequence GTGAGCGACGAGCATCGGGAGACGGGTACCGGGTGGCCGCAGCCGGCGGACCCGGTCGGGCCGACGGATGAGCCGGATCCGCGGCCGGACGCGCCGAATCCGGACGAGTTGAGTCCGTTGGTGCCGGATGAGCCGCCGGAGGGTCGTCCGGCGGAGTCCGGTGACGACGATGGGGCGACGGTGAATCTGGCGGAGTTGGCGTCGCCGGGGGCGCAGCCGTCGGGGTCCGCCGGGTCCTCGGGGGGTTCGTCGGTGTCGGCTGGTGCTTCCGGGTCGGCTGGTGCCTCGGGGGCGGCTCGGAAGGTGTCGTCGGCGGGGGTGATGATCGCGGCGTTGCTGGCGTTGTTGGGGTTCACGCTGGTGGTGCAGTTGAAGACCACGTCGACGGATCCGACGCTGGCGGCGACCCGGCAGGAGGACCTGGTACGGATCTTCTCGGATCTGGATTCCCGGGAGAAGCGGTTGCAGCAGGACATCGAGGGCCTGGAGGACAGTCAGCGGCAGTTGCGGTCGGGGGAGCAGGGTCGGCAGGCGGCGTTGCAGGAGGCGACGAAGCGGGCCGACGAGTTGGGCATCCTGTCGGGTGCGTTGCCGGCGCGGGGGCCGGGTCTGGCGGTGCGGTTCGACCCGGGTGGCAAGCCGATCCGGGCGGATCGGGTGCTGGACGCGGTGCAGGAGCTGCGGGGTGCGGGTGCGGAGGCGATGCAGATCTCCGGTGGGGATCGGGCGTCGGTGCGGATCATCGCCTCGACGTACTTCCTGGACGGGTCCGGGGACGTGTTGGTGGTGGACGGGCGGGCGTTGACGGGTCCGTTCACGATCACGGTGATCGGGGATCCGGAGACGATGCGTACCGCGTTGAACATTCCGGGCGGGGTGGCCGCATCGGTTCGCGGTGACGGCGGTAACGTGAGCGTCGAGGAGCGTGAGGTTGCCGAGGTTTCGGCGCTGCACGCGCCGTTGAAGCTGGAACACGCCCGTCCGGTCTCCTGA
- a CDS encoding small basic family protein gives MIAVLALLAGVVLGIYLDPTVPAALQPYLPIAVVAALDAVFGGVRAKLDRIFDDKQFVVSFISNVLVAGLIVYLGDQLGVGGQLSTGVVVVLGVRIFGNVAAIRRHLFRA, from the coding sequence ATGATCGCGGTGCTGGCGTTGCTCGCCGGTGTGGTGCTGGGGATCTATCTTGATCCGACGGTGCCGGCGGCGTTGCAGCCGTACCTGCCGATCGCGGTGGTGGCCGCGCTCGACGCGGTGTTCGGTGGGGTGCGGGCGAAGTTGGACCGGATCTTCGACGACAAGCAGTTCGTGGTGTCGTTCATCTCGAACGTCCTGGTGGCCGGGTTGATCGTGTATCTGGGTGACCAGTTGGGGGTGGGTGGTCAGTTGTCCACGGGGGTGGTGGTCGTGCTGGGGGTGCGGATCTTCGGCAACGTGGCGGCGATCCGCCGGCACCTGTTCCGGGCGTAG
- a CDS encoding DUF881 domain-containing protein, translated as MSAPQDGPKPPVRLFTPDFLTELFQNPLDPGYADAAARRREAPAPRGWRSASARAVAIVVVAAVGFLFAVAYRETMADEPSRSQARAALIAQIKQREAETDEMTVRAGRLREEVGRQRDAALSGSQAARLRNLEAGTGLGRVRGDGVVVRLADAPVQDDGAVGGDSGAGPSRVIYSDLQKVANDLWAAGAEAISINGQRLTATSTIRSAGAAILVDFRPVTSPYEVSAIGPRSLRDKFDDSRSAYLMRRVARDTGLSFEVREADDLTLPAAPEPRLRYAEPSVSPSPSSTGSGAVRPSGTGSSGPGPSSRSSGGVR; from the coding sequence GTGAGCGCGCCGCAGGACGGGCCGAAGCCGCCGGTCCGGTTGTTCACCCCGGACTTCCTCACCGAGCTGTTCCAGAATCCGTTGGATCCGGGCTATGCCGACGCGGCGGCCCGGCGGCGGGAGGCACCGGCGCCGAGGGGGTGGCGGAGTGCGTCCGCGCGGGCGGTGGCGATCGTGGTGGTCGCCGCTGTGGGTTTCCTGTTCGCGGTGGCGTACCGGGAGACGATGGCCGACGAGCCGAGTCGCAGTCAGGCGCGGGCTGCGTTGATCGCGCAGATCAAACAGCGGGAGGCGGAGACCGACGAGATGACCGTGCGGGCCGGGCGGCTGCGCGAGGAGGTCGGCCGGCAACGGGACGCGGCGTTGAGTGGTTCGCAGGCGGCCCGGTTGCGCAACCTTGAGGCCGGTACCGGGCTGGGCCGGGTGCGGGGGGACGGGGTGGTGGTGCGGTTGGCCGACGCCCCCGTGCAGGACGACGGGGCGGTGGGCGGTGACTCGGGGGCCGGGCCGTCGCGGGTGATCTACTCGGATCTGCAGAAGGTCGCGAACGACCTGTGGGCCGCGGGTGCGGAGGCGATCTCGATCAACGGGCAGCGGTTGACGGCGACGTCGACGATCCGGTCGGCGGGGGCGGCGATCCTGGTGGACTTCCGTCCGGTGACCAGCCCGTACGAGGTGTCGGCGATCGGGCCGAGGTCGTTGCGGGACAAGTTCGACGACAGCCGGTCGGCGTATCTGATGCGTCGGGTGGCCCGGGACACGGGGTTGTCGTTCGAGGTGCGTGAGGCGGACGACCTCACGCTGCCGGCCGCTCCGGAGCCACGGCTACGCTACGCGGAGCCGTCGGTCAGTCCGAGTCCGTCGTCGACGGGTTCGGGTGCTGTTCGTCCGTCCGGTACCGGGTCGTCCGGTCCGGGTCCGTCTTCCCGCTCTTCCGGAGGTGTCCGATGA
- a CDS encoding CDP-alcohol phosphatidyltransferase family protein, whose amino-acid sequence MSRRPARAEHPRASGGDAGATDRVLTLPNLISFVRLLGVPLFLWLFLVVEADVAAIVVLAAGGTSDWVDGWIARRLGQVSRVGELLDPLADRLYILATLLAFTAREVVPWQFTVALLAREVLLLGSLAVLRRYGYGPPPVHYLGKTATFMLLAAFPVLLLASTTTSVTATTAAAIGWGAAWWGLVLYWVAGAMYVMQASRLVRAARSGAAA is encoded by the coding sequence GTGTCACGTCGGCCGGCTCGGGCAGAGCATCCGCGTGCATCGGGTGGTGACGCCGGCGCGACGGACCGGGTGCTGACGTTGCCGAACCTGATCAGCTTCGTCCGCTTGCTCGGCGTGCCCCTGTTCCTGTGGCTCTTCCTGGTCGTGGAGGCGGACGTGGCGGCGATCGTGGTACTCGCCGCCGGCGGCACCTCCGACTGGGTGGACGGGTGGATCGCCCGCCGGCTCGGGCAGGTCAGCCGGGTCGGCGAGCTGCTCGACCCGCTGGCCGACCGGCTCTACATCCTCGCCACGCTGCTCGCCTTCACCGCCCGCGAGGTGGTGCCGTGGCAGTTCACGGTGGCGCTGCTGGCACGGGAGGTGCTGCTGCTCGGGTCGTTGGCGGTGCTGCGCCGGTACGGCTACGGGCCGCCGCCGGTGCACTACCTCGGCAAGACCGCCACCTTCATGCTGCTGGCCGCCTTCCCGGTGCTGCTCCTGGCGTCGACGACCACGTCGGTGACGGCGACGACCGCCGCGGCGATCGGCTGGGGGGCGGCCTGGTGGGGTCTGGTGCTGTACTGGGTGGCCGGGGCGATGTACGTGATGCAGGCGTCCCGGTTGGTCCGTGCGGCCCGCTCGGGGGCCGCCGCGTGA
- a CDS encoding MarR family winged helix-turn-helix transcriptional regulator codes for MDRPPDLAAAIDAAAEAFVGVLDSATSRHQVTIPPTQLRVLALIRERPETNVNGLAELLDVVPSSASRLCDRLEATGLLRRTPDPRDRREVRLVLTAAAVTLLAEVRQRRHRAVQAVLDRMPPRAQHELLLALLAFGQAAASGTPPQADPAVRTA; via the coding sequence GTGGATCGACCTCCGGATCTTGCTGCGGCGATCGACGCCGCGGCCGAGGCGTTCGTCGGCGTGCTCGACTCGGCCACTTCCCGTCACCAGGTGACGATCCCGCCGACCCAGCTACGGGTGCTGGCGTTGATCAGGGAACGACCGGAGACGAACGTCAACGGGCTGGCCGAGCTGCTGGACGTGGTGCCCTCGTCGGCCAGCCGGCTCTGTGACCGGTTGGAGGCCACCGGGCTGTTGCGCCGCACCCCGGACCCTCGGGACCGGCGGGAGGTGCGACTGGTCCTCACCGCCGCGGCGGTGACCCTGTTGGCCGAGGTACGCCAGCGGCGGCACCGGGCGGTGCAGGCGGTGTTGGACCGGATGCCGCCCCGGGCCCAGCACGAGTTGCTGCTGGCGTTGCTGGCCTTCGGGCAGGCGGCTGCCTCGGGGACGCCGCCGCAGGCAGACCCCGCCGTCCGCACCGCCTGA